A section of the Prevotella melaninogenica genome encodes:
- a CDS encoding TonB-dependent receptor plug domain-containing protein, protein MRKLIFTILLICFNTSLYAQTNNVLLSRILRQVQLFPQEKTYIFTDAESYQAGQRIHLRVFLVNAVVHQTDSMSHYVYVELLNSEHLVVKRVRLIRSDQGFVGHIDIPEGVVKGRYLLRSYTKNMLNLSSYESLKSIFIGGQGKLLPCKYSKATNTIKGNTKLKLYINKLGNNIKVSIDNYSDSIKTDYRLFIHCRSVPIYFGKISKDKDVILSYDSLSQGGIYSFQLLDANLNTVEEKLKLIYPEKELCTISVKWIETEKTNDGQVPCIIKANNLREGETMDVSVRVEYGGTNLLDGQSNILSHLLYDMDVADRPEQPASILFNNESERLLDSCSWNRYRMADVIKGECKKGKISIEKSTVIRGRVETLIGHKPIKEGVVNLISPDKGFYAVTKTDAQGRFSFEGIDFPEGTQYVLNAFTKAGKSWVKLLLDEEEFPSYTGQLPPFEWIGNDTTRIDATLALPKGGIQMEEVNVFSHQPTYSSRSDAYARTADFSFGLRDIESIGATCLHELLRRVPSVRVELGKCYVRGGTAVDGKRPAAIAIDGIFLNDDYDLDNVQMSDVERVDVFKGGSTVIWGAIGGMGVISITTKKGDFKAASVPLTNTKTFTTLGYQIPQSYTPNAHTPVWLPSLRGSSFRLLLPSEYSSNYHIIIEGVTSEGRIIHYVGELGK, encoded by the coding sequence ATGAGAAAACTAATATTTACTATATTACTGATATGCTTTAACACATCATTGTATGCGCAGACAAACAATGTATTATTGAGTCGTATCCTTCGGCAAGTACAATTGTTTCCACAGGAAAAGACATACATATTTACGGATGCAGAGAGTTATCAGGCGGGACAACGAATCCATTTGCGTGTATTCTTAGTGAATGCCGTAGTTCATCAGACGGATAGTATGAGTCATTACGTATATGTAGAACTCCTTAATTCAGAACATCTTGTTGTAAAGCGAGTACGTTTGATACGAAGCGATCAAGGTTTTGTTGGACATATAGACATCCCTGAGGGAGTAGTAAAAGGACGTTATTTGTTGCGTAGCTATACGAAGAATATGTTGAACCTCAGTAGCTATGAAAGTCTTAAAAGTATCTTTATTGGTGGGCAGGGAAAGCTCTTACCTTGCAAATATAGTAAGGCTACAAATACGATTAAAGGAAATACTAAATTAAAGTTGTATATCAATAAATTAGGAAATAATATTAAAGTAAGTATTGATAATTATTCTGATAGTATTAAAACCGATTATAGACTCTTTATTCACTGTCGTTCCGTTCCTATATACTTTGGAAAAATAAGCAAAGATAAAGATGTTATTCTGAGTTATGATAGTCTGTCTCAAGGTGGAATTTACTCTTTCCAACTTCTTGATGCCAACTTAAACACAGTTGAAGAAAAACTGAAGTTAATATATCCAGAGAAAGAATTGTGTACTATATCAGTAAAATGGATAGAAACAGAAAAGACAAATGACGGTCAAGTACCTTGTATTATCAAGGCTAATAATCTACGTGAGGGGGAAACAATGGACGTATCTGTACGTGTAGAATATGGTGGAACAAACCTTTTAGATGGACAATCAAATATTCTTTCTCATTTATTATATGATATGGATGTAGCAGATCGTCCAGAGCAACCAGCATCGATTCTTTTCAATAATGAGTCAGAACGATTGCTCGATAGCTGTAGTTGGAATCGATATCGAATGGCCGACGTAATTAAAGGGGAATGTAAGAAGGGAAAGATTAGTATTGAGAAATCGACAGTAATACGAGGACGAGTTGAAACATTGATTGGTCATAAGCCCATAAAAGAAGGTGTAGTAAATCTTATTTCACCCGATAAAGGTTTTTATGCTGTCACTAAAACCGATGCACAAGGTCGTTTTTCATTTGAAGGTATAGATTTTCCAGAAGGCACACAATATGTTCTTAATGCGTTTACAAAGGCTGGAAAATCATGGGTAAAACTGCTATTAGACGAAGAGGAGTTCCCCTCATATACTGGCCAACTCCCTCCGTTTGAATGGATAGGAAATGATACAACACGTATAGATGCAACATTGGCACTTCCTAAAGGTGGTATACAAATGGAAGAAGTGAACGTTTTTAGTCATCAGCCTACCTATTCTTCTCGTTCTGATGCTTATGCGCGCACCGCAGACTTCTCCTTTGGACTTCGTGATATAGAAAGCATTGGCGCAACTTGTTTGCATGAGTTGTTGCGCAGAGTACCAAGTGTTAGAGTAGAATTGGGAAAATGCTATGTGCGAGGGGGGACGGCTGTAGATGGAAAAAGACCTGCCGCTATTGCCATAGATGGAATATTTCTAAATGATGATTACGACTTAGACAACGTTCAAATGTCTGATGTTGAGAGAGTAGATGTCTTTAAGGGTGGCTCAACAGTTATCTGGGGAGCGATTGGTGGTATGGGTGTTATCTCAATAACAACAAAGAAAGGAGATTTCAAAGCAGCTTCTGTACCACTAACAAATACGAAGACTTTTACAACATTAGGCTATCAAATTCCACAAAGTTACACTCCTAACGCACATACTCCAGTGTGGTTACCTTCATTACGTGGTAGCTCTTTCCGTCTACTTTTACCATCAGAATATAGTTCAAACTAT
- a CDS encoding endonuclease MutS2, giving the protein MIYPKNFEQKIGFTEVRSLLRARCLSPLGKEQIDAMNFSTDVTQVNTWMEEIREFRRIQEGQDDFPLDNFFDVRESVARIRLEGTHMEVEELFDLKRSLEIIIAIVNFLSRGEETEQGEIRHFYPALYNLADGVATFPLLVQRISQIIDKFGKMRDNASPELLQIRRELARIEGSISRTLYGILRAAQGEGLVEKDVTPTLRDGRLVIPVAPGLKRKISGIVHDESATGRTVYIEPTEVVEANNKIRELENEERREMIRILTEFAKQVRPNVREILDSYNLMAAVDFIRAKAELARLFKSFEPQVAENPHIDWIRAIHPLLQLSLERKHNNKLNYSLSGDNNEIDKVSNEVDNTQDYDTILEEENNTRNVPSSVVPLDIQLTKDKHLLIISGPNAGGKSVCLKTVGLLQYMLQCGLSIPVGDRSTTGIFTDIMIDIGDEQSIENDLSTYSSHLMNMKMMMRRASDRTLILIDEFGTGTEPQIGGAIAESVLRQFWQKHAWAVITTHYQNLKHFAEEHPGTVNGAMLYDRHEMRPLFQLAIGRPGSSFAIEIARKTGIPEDVIRDASEIVGSDYIQSDKYLQDIVRDKRYWENKRQTIHSHEKELEKRISQYEKDIAALEQSRKEILNRAKAQAEEIIKESNRRIENAIREIREKQAEKEETKRIRQELAAYEAGLLDGNKSDKPKTSNKKKLKSSGLLSDDDFQKKVDKIKSRKERHEQHLKEKASKQQAAAEALKNAVRKQQGGGLVMAGDSVRIKGLTSVGKVESIEGKQATVIFGGMRTKMAISRLEHVDAATIQSEQKQFQAYNYSRETRETIDKHRNQFRQELDVRGMRADEALNQVQYFIDDAILVGASQVRILHGKGNGILRQLIRQYLGSVPNVTNYRDEHVQFGGAGITVVEL; this is encoded by the coding sequence ATGATATATCCCAAGAACTTTGAGCAAAAAATTGGTTTCACGGAGGTTCGTTCACTCCTGCGTGCACGCTGTCTTTCACCGTTAGGAAAGGAACAAATAGATGCAATGAACTTTTCTACTGATGTCACACAGGTGAATACTTGGATGGAAGAGATTAGAGAGTTTCGCAGAATACAAGAGGGACAAGACGACTTTCCTTTAGATAATTTCTTTGATGTACGCGAAAGTGTGGCACGAATCCGCTTGGAAGGAACCCACATGGAGGTGGAAGAACTTTTTGATTTGAAGCGTTCATTAGAGATAATTATTGCTATTGTGAACTTTCTGAGCCGTGGAGAGGAGACTGAACAGGGCGAAATACGTCATTTCTATCCTGCTCTTTACAATCTTGCTGATGGTGTTGCAACCTTCCCTTTGCTTGTTCAGCGCATTTCGCAGATTATCGATAAATTCGGTAAGATGCGTGATAATGCCTCTCCTGAACTGCTTCAGATACGTCGTGAGTTGGCTCGCATCGAGGGAAGTATCTCACGCACACTCTATGGTATCTTACGTGCTGCGCAGGGAGAAGGACTTGTTGAGAAGGATGTCACACCAACTTTGCGTGATGGTCGTCTGGTTATTCCTGTTGCACCGGGCTTAAAACGTAAGATTTCGGGTATTGTACATGATGAAAGTGCTACGGGTAGGACTGTCTATATAGAACCAACAGAGGTTGTTGAAGCTAACAATAAGATTCGTGAACTTGAGAATGAGGAGCGAAGAGAGATGATTCGTATTCTCACAGAGTTTGCTAAACAGGTACGTCCTAATGTACGTGAGATACTCGACTCTTACAATCTTATGGCGGCTGTAGACTTTATTCGTGCAAAAGCTGAGCTTGCTCGACTCTTTAAGAGCTTTGAGCCACAGGTGGCAGAGAATCCTCATATTGACTGGATAAGAGCTATTCATCCTCTACTTCAATTATCATTAGAACGAAAGCATAACAATAAATTAAACTATTCATTATCTGGTGATAATAACGAAATAGATAAAGTTTCTAATGAGGTTGATAATACACAAGACTACGACACAATATTAGAAGAAGAGAACAATACACGCAATGTTCCTTCAAGTGTTGTTCCCCTCGATATTCAACTCACAAAAGACAAGCATCTGTTGATTATCTCTGGTCCGAATGCTGGTGGTAAATCGGTTTGTTTGAAAACTGTGGGTTTGCTTCAGTATATGCTTCAATGTGGTCTTTCAATTCCTGTTGGTGATCGCTCAACCACTGGTATCTTTACGGATATTATGATTGATATCGGTGATGAACAGAGTATTGAGAATGACCTTAGTACCTATTCTTCACACTTGATGAATATGAAGATGATGATGCGTCGTGCTTCTGATCGTACGCTTATCCTTATTGACGAGTTCGGAACTGGTACGGAACCACAGATTGGTGGAGCAATAGCTGAGTCTGTTTTACGTCAGTTCTGGCAGAAACATGCTTGGGCTGTAATTACAACTCACTATCAAAATCTCAAGCATTTTGCGGAAGAACACCCTGGCACAGTCAATGGTGCGATGCTCTATGACCGCCATGAAATGCGCCCACTCTTTCAGTTAGCTATCGGTAGACCCGGTAGTTCGTTTGCTATTGAGATTGCTCGAAAGACGGGAATACCTGAGGACGTAATTCGTGACGCATCTGAAATTGTAGGTTCTGATTATATTCAGAGTGACAAATACTTACAGGATATTGTTCGAGATAAACGTTATTGGGAGAACAAGCGTCAAACCATTCATAGTCATGAGAAGGAATTGGAGAAACGTATCAGTCAATATGAAAAAGATATTGCAGCGTTAGAACAAAGCCGTAAGGAGATTCTTAATCGTGCTAAGGCACAAGCTGAAGAGATTATTAAGGAGAGCAATCGTCGTATAGAAAACGCTATCCGAGAAATTAGAGAGAAGCAAGCTGAGAAGGAGGAGACCAAACGTATTCGTCAAGAATTGGCTGCTTATGAGGCAGGATTATTGGATGGAAATAAGAGTGATAAGCCTAAAACCTCGAATAAGAAGAAACTAAAAAGTAGTGGATTACTCTCTGATGACGATTTTCAGAAGAAGGTTGATAAGATTAAAAGTCGCAAGGAACGCCATGAACAGCATCTGAAAGAAAAAGCAAGTAAGCAGCAAGCTGCTGCTGAGGCATTGAAGAATGCCGTACGTAAACAGCAAGGAGGTGGGCTCGTTATGGCTGGTGATTCTGTACGTATAAAGGGTCTAACGTCTGTTGGTAAGGTGGAATCTATTGAAGGAAAGCAGGCAACTGTTATCTTTGGTGGTATGAGAACTAAGATGGCTATTAGTCGTTTGGAGCATGTTGATGCGGCAACTATTCAGTCAGAACAGAAGCAATTCCAAGCTTATAACTATAGTCGTGAGACTCGTGAAACCATTGATAAGCATCGTAACCAGTTCCGACAAGAGTTGGATGTACGTGGTATGAGGGCTGATGAAGCCTTAAATCAGGTGCAATACTTTATAGATGATGCTATCCTTGTTGGGGCAAGTCAGGTGCGTATTCTTCATGGTAAAGGCAATGGAATACTTCGTCAGCTCATCCGACAGTATCTTGGCAGTGTTCCTAATGTTACAAACTATCGCGATGAACATGTACAGTTTGGCGGTGCAGGTATCACGGTTGTGGAACTATAA